The genomic interval TATTGGAAGGTAGAAAAACATTGAAGAATGCTGTACTCGAAATAATGTACTTAATGATGTTTTATAATGTGAAGATCTTGAATAACATATACTGTAGTTGTCACAtatgtatttatgtatattaCATTATGTAACACATggctatattttacattatgttATTTGAGTTCACAAACCTACCACTTGGACGCGACGTAACCGTACACCTCaggtgatttgaccaatcatgatgcGGTGGATCCGAtttgttgcttgtgattggttaactcaCTTGCGCGCATTGCGCATACGTTGTTGCATTATTTTGCGCGTACGTCGTTGCGTTGAATAAGTTAATAGAGAAAGTAGCATTACTGAAGATCCATCTCAGTGACAGCAGGGAGACATTTTTAGGTGTTCATTGATTTCAAAACTTTTTATTGAATGATTATAAGAAGAATATTTAAACGTTGAAGAGTTTGGATTGTTTTTATATAAGTATTTATGTGGCAATTCCACATCCAGTGTTGTTTGTATATTTGGATTTATACATGTAATTGTTATGATTTTGGTTTTCGTTTTGTTGAATATTAGATTTCAATGATGATACATGGTTTGTACGTGAAAATGTGAAAGCCGTTTGTACATGGCTCTAGTATCGGGTATGCTTTGGCATCATACTCCTTCAATAGGTATTTTACTCATGTTGAGACCGTATTATACGGGGGCGAAATTGGCGCCCCGTAAATTAGTTGgctattttaatttgtttcccAGTTTTATTGCAAACGTGCCAATAACCATGAGAGTGGCATATGGGGCAACAATACCAGCgcttatcaatatttatttattagtaattgttattttaaatagtattaCAGAATACCATATTATATTGTGGATAGTTATAACAACCATATTTGCTCGTATGCTgacaaaaattgtaaaattatagtATTATTCAACGCCATATGATGAGTAGATAGATTTGTTGATATGTACATATTATCACTGATATATCATGACAAATGTATATATAAGAGAAATAGTAATGATTGTTTCACTACGATTTAAAGTGGATAGAAAGGAAGTGATTCGAGCgtgttaatattttattatttatctaaCTTTTAGGTTCAAAATGACGGATGTCAATATATTTAACGCGCAGTGAAACAGTGATTAAAATCAAtagaaaaacaagaaaaagttgtgttttaatttattgatgGAATCAGTCAGTGGTTGTAAAGCAAACATCATCACAATCATGAAACAaacgtaaaaataaatattgtaaaaaacaCTACAAAGTCTCATGCTGTATAAaccatttaataataacaatgtttgTAGTCTACAGCATACAAAATTAGCATAATAATAAATTAgcataataatatttcattgtTCATAATGGCAACTAAAGCTACTTTTTACTTCTGTTTTGTTACGTATGTTTCGGTAATGATAGAAAGTCGTGCTTTGGCACTTTTGCACATTTTCGCGTCACAGAAGTGGATGAAAATTAGAATACGCATGCGTCAACActtttcgattcgcgcgaataaATGTGTCTACATATTGGAAAAACAAGCTTACTGGTTCGGAAGATCCGTCGCTGTGATTGGTCTATTAATACGAGAAACAAATTGACGTTGAATTATTCGAGTTCATGACCATTGTTTACATTGTCACAAAAAATATTGAGGTCATTCCTAGAATATCAGACATTTGACCTACGTCACGACGTCACAATAATGACAATGAGGTTAACACAAGTTTCTTTCGAAGTTCTAACAAAAGAATTGCAGTAAATATCCGTATTCGCAATAACACCACCACAATGGTTTCACTGACGTACTGTACTTTTCCTATAAAAACATGAATTGCTTATATTCAAGGTTTACAGTTTATTATCGAATGATGTTTTTTGTTGGACCATCGCGCTagaaaaattaattaactttataGCTCACTGGCTAGACGTGACCCGGTTGTCAAAAAGTGTGtaaacaatatactgtacttggTATGTTGTGAAATATCACTTACAATTTGCCCAAATATCCAAATCAAACTTCTTTCAAGTATTTTCGCTCAACGAAACTTTATAACGCAAACTGATTGTTATATAAatcaaacatttaattaaaagtGTATGGCATGGTATAAACGTTGATCTAGTCAACTGATACCAGGGCAGAGCAATTGTAATTTCGCTCTTCCCTGGTGATACTAAGTCAATGACGTCCATGTGTCTTCAGAAGAAGACGGTTACAAGAATAGTATCAGTAGCAGATTCCCCTTCCTTTCCCCCAAAAGCATCATACACTCCATGATATTCCACGTTTTAACAactgtttttctgtgaaaactTTTGAATGAGCTGTCGTTTCTATATTATCGACAGTTTCTGTAGGCTCTAACGTGTATTCATTTTCAAGTTCATTTATGCTAGTTGGCTTACCGCCCGTAGAGTTCATTTCAGTTTTTGTAATTTCACTATTTTTTGACAACGAATCGTTGTTTCGTTGCGCGTCCTCGGGCGATTCTTTGAACTCTTTGTAGTCAGACGATTGCATATTTGTGTTACCTGGAAATGTATTAAGTTTATTGTCGGAAATTGTGgaattttgtttgaaaaaataatgattaggAAGACTGTCATACGTATTATACTCTGGTGAAACAGGTTCTAAATCAGATTTCATTAAATGGTTAACATAATTGTCAATTAACTGATCGCCATCGACTTCGCTTTTGGCGCTATCTTCTGAGCATGCGCTACTTCGCAGGTCTTTATCAGGCCGACAACGCATTGATATGTAACGTTTTACTGCGCGTGATTCTTCGTCTGTTGCGTTAGCAGGCGGTGTACTTTCCGATTCATTTTCATCGGGTGCGAAGCCGTTATTGTGAAAAGCTGTTTCAtatatattttccattttataaACAATCGTTGCCGACGCTGCTTCCTGTAATTTAAAATCGTCTGTTGCGTAATTTTCTAACGCTATCTGAATGGTTGGATCTTCAGAGTTTTGATAAACTAAGTTTTCTTTACGTATGTTGTTCAGATTTGTATGTTGAAGCAGCACTACTGGTATCTGGTATGGCGATTCAACATCttcattttgtattttcctGGCATTTCTCGGTGGAAGTGGTGGTCTTCTTCCGCTCATTATGGTAAAATATGTGTCACTAATGCTTGTCTTAGTTCTCTGTAAAAAATAGATCGGACGGGTGTAAAAAATAGATCGGACGGGagtaacaaatattttcaattttaaaaacaaaaaaagaaagtcTGATCTAACTAAGGAGTGCAATGTACTTTAATATGCAATGCGTGACCCGCGTACACTAAGATATACGTGCACTTTTACGTGCGCGTACAAATGCTGATGAAAATAGTACGGATTTAGTAGGCACGCGCGccaaatttgtattttgtagcGTTCCTAACTTTTTACTTTCATAACCATATTTCCTGATATGTACAGtatcaaaattaatttgaaaataaatttatatccCAGGTAATTGCAAATGACTCAAATGATTTAGTTACACATGTGACACGAATATATACGCCACTAGTGCTTCGTGGGACTCGTAAAACGATATTAGACGTCAAAGCCAATTTAATTGATAGTTTTTGTAAAATACCGTTATACCTATTACAAAATCTACGTTGATCCATTTGAATAGCTTATTGTTTCTAAATTTCTAAAGGAATTTTTTTGCAACTTTGAATATGTCACCATAGCAACATTTTTGTCCACTTTTCGTATACGATTGTTGAgtttgtagtaaaaaaaaattaccttcCAAGAGTGTTTTCTTTTGCTCCTTTTTGACCTAAAGTTGATAAAAAAAAGGTAATGTTAAATAATCATACTCTGATATTAGTTCGATCGTGTAAAGAGATATATATAGTATACGTGTTAGAGCATGTGGGATTATCCCGTCATTAAACGGAGTGACATATCAGGGAACATAACTGCTGATAAATTTGGGAAACATGCTTAGTGTAGCAATAGTAGTAttgtattttagtatttttttatagCATTTGGCTGGCAACAAAGTTCCCTGATATTTCAATATTAACTTCGACGACACATGGTACCAAATCAATCCATAATGATATAAATTACAGTAtctttgtaaatatttattttttctgagttattttaaacagattttcagcttatttttattttgaataactTATCTTTAGCTTATCATAGACGAATGAGAGTTGCCCTCAAAATTGTATCATAAATCATAAACTTTAATACAAACCTTTTAATAcacaaatgtaataattttGCAACAAGAAAGATAATGAACATAGTCGTAAGTACCGCTACAATTCCGATGAGGCAAAACACAAACGTCGACGAGAACATCGTTCCTTTATCGGACCTGGATTTCACCGTTGTTGTTAATCTTACGTtctgatcatcatcatcagcattGGTGTAGAAATAACTGAACGATTCTGGAACCGAAGACGTACTTTTATCATCGGAATCGGAAAGGTTTCGTGAGGTTAGATTACGTTGAATTGGATCTGAAGAAACTGAATTTTGAGTAGAATTAGGTGTGGACAAATTCGGATCCGGTTCAggagaaatattattttgatcagGATTAGAAGTACGTATTTTTGTAACCGGCTTGCTTCTAGAAGTCGTTAAAAGTTCTTCTTGGATTGTTGACATCTGTATTGtggttattgtttgtttatatttataagtCTGTGAGTCATTATCGGTTGAAACGTCATAATTGGCAGAATGTGATTGCAAGGAGGCATGTGTAGATCCTGTTGTTGATGCCTCCATCATGGAATTCCCTGCGGTGATGCTTTCTCCTATTTCAGTTTCTGTACTCATTTCCCTGTCATTACTCCTCGTGGGGTCCTCCTCGTAAACTATTATTGTAGTAACTGTGGAATATTCAGTTTCTGGTTCAGTTGGTTTTACTCGTTCATTCCCTGCAAATAAGTAATTtagttataatatatactaaaatagAAGTTAAATATCTGTAATATTTAATGTGATTCATTGCGCCTGACATTATGGTTATTATGCCTATTGTTAAGAAGAGCATGTACGGATAATGCACGCTTTACTTAGTTTATCCCTTCCTTCAGTCGAccttttgttctgttttgttttcCCGATTAAGTTAAAATGAATAGCCGGATCATTTTTGATCAAAATAGACTGTACCTTTTTTATACCACAAAAAGAACGAAAATCCGGAGTCAAGGAAGAGgttaataaagtataaatactGAATGTATTCATTTACTCAAGTCACGCTGGTCGATAATCATAAATAGATCATACCATTTTAATGATGCGATAAGACATCTCACAATATCTTTATGATCTCACAAAATAATCGAAAATCTGCGATTTAATCATACTACTTGAACAATTAGCTCTTGAGACACCGAGCGAGGATAATACTGTGAATAACCTCGTGAAGGAATTTATAAATTAGGTAGGGTTAATCCATGATTGTTATTCcgataaaattaaatgttgaatCACGAATTTTCCTTTGATtactttttttagtttaaaaaaatcggCATTTTAACTAATAAAATCGaacttaaaattgaaaaaatagtCGAAATTCCAATGTACGTACCTGTTGATGTAATTGCCATTACTACTCCACGTTGGTCGAAAcagtaaacaatacaaaaacaaagaaacaCATGCAACTTAATTGTTGCATGGTTTAACCGATTACTGTGGAACTGCATGCTTTCATGCGCCAGAACAACACATCTGCTAATTCCAACAAAATCGCAGATAGAAAATGAAGGAATAAATTAACTTGCAGGAATAAATGGAAGATAATGTTCTCTCGATGTGTACGGTATCTCTACTCAAGCTGCGTGTGTCAATGTTTGACCTGAACCAATAGTCGATTGAGTTGTTGTGACCGCGTTTTTGTAAGATTGGTGTATTTCTAACCTTCTAACCAGGCTACTTCAATTCAGTTTATTGTCACAACGACACGCCTCAATAATTTTAATCCAAATAACCTTGGACttttataaaactttaaaagaaacaattttactaataatGGCATGATGTTTACAATCAGTAAAGCACGTAATTTCAAAGAAACTTACCAAAAGTTTTACATAAAGTTaatttagtaattaaaaaatgcattttcatCTTTGAAAAATTCGGTGAAAgttcagaaaaaaatattaaatcgtCAACAACCAGAAAAATAAGGAGAAATTGATGAAGCTGAAGAGTTCAATATAAAAAAGGTTTAGAGAGTGCGGGATTTGATTTTCACAAAGCGTGTGCTCCCCACTTGGACGCGCGCGCGCAACGCAAGAAAGTAAGCGTAAGGCAAGTGAGTTGACAACAGTTTCGGATCATCCATAACGTCGCAATTGGTAATTATCATCAATCTCAGATATAACCAATCGCAGGCAAATATTTTTGGCACATATTTTCTGAACATTatctttttcaaaaatgttaacatttttctCCATAGTTAgttcaaacattttaattatttttgtctCGAATTATTAGCATTTTCTTATTCCAATTTCTAATCGTATATTAAGGCCACAGATCAAGAATAGTCCGACTCTGaaaatagcaaaaaaaaaacatcattctGTTGATAAGATTTTATAATTTCCTCACCCTGGGGTGGTGATAAATAACTTTGCaaacattttatacatttttatcaaCCAGCTATGTTACAATGAATCTACTATTGATGTTTATTCCCCGTCGTAAGGGAATTGGCTTAAATCTTGACAGCAGTCACGAAGTGCTTAAGGCGTCATGAGTAGGTTATTATGTCGTCATGTGTCGCGTGGCCTAaacaatttatgacaaaaattCATATCATAGATAAATACCGTAGTGTAAAAGTAGACAACAGAAAGGAGCTCTGTGGTCAGAATCAGACGAAAGAAAGTTAGAAAAACCAGACCCATGCGGAGTCAGCggattttcaataattttgccAATGCATATTTTTTCATATAGTGCATTTCTTGGTTAAGTGCTGATAAGCAATGAAGTTCAGTTGAATAGATATATTTTTTCTAACTTAACACTGGATAAATGACAATTATGGTACCGGAAAGTCAATGAAGTTTCACCAATTATTATAAGTTTTTGGATTAAGAAATCAATCTATGAATTTGTACCGTATTTCATGCCTTGACACT from Antedon mediterranea chromosome 5, ecAntMedi1.1, whole genome shotgun sequence carries:
- the LOC140050457 gene encoding uncharacterized protein, with amino-acid sequence MQFHSNRLNHATIKLHVFLCFCIVYCFDQRGVVMAITSTGNERVKPTEPETEYSTVTTIIVYEEDPTRSNDREMSTETEIGESITAGNSMMEASTTGSTHASLQSHSANYDVSTDNDSQTYKYKQTITTIQMSTIQEELLTTSRSKPVTKIRTSNPDQNNISPEPDPNLSTPNSTQNSVSSDPIQRNLTSRNLSDSDDKSTSSVPESFSYFYTNADDDDQNVRLTTTVKSRSDKGTMFSSTFVFCLIGIVAVLTTMFIIFLVAKLLHLCIKRSKRSKRKHSWKRTKTSISDTYFTIMSGRRPPLPPRNARKIQNEDVESPYQIPVVLLQHTNLNNIRKENLVYQNSEDPTIQIALENYATDDFKLQEAASATIVYKMENIYETAFHNNGFAPDENESESTPPANATDEESRAVKRYISMRCRPDKDLRSSACSEDSAKSEVDGDQLIDNYVNHLMKSDLEPVSPEYNTYDSLPNHYFFKQNSTISDNKLNTFPGNTNMQSSDYKEFKESPEDAQRNNDSLSKNSEITKTEMNSTGGKPTSINELENEYTLEPTETVDNIETTAHSKVFTEKQLLKRGISWSV